The following proteins are co-located in the Halarcobacter sp. genome:
- the hslU gene encoding ATP-dependent protease ATPase subunit HslU: MELTPKQIVSYLDDYIIGQNDAKKTIALALRNRFRRMNVSPELREEIMPKNILMIGSTGVGKTEIARRLAKMMGLPFIKVEASKYTEVGFVGRDVESMIRDLVFESINLVTREFEEKIKDKIGEEINRQIIEKLVPPLPDGATDSARESFIKTYNKMEEKLLSGQLDERVIEIEIPRKTHVEIIDSSMPMDMSSMQESLNKMLGGLNKEKIKKEVKIKDAKILLKEVAGDKLLDQEAIKIEAIKRAENGGIIFLDEIDKIATGTKSQNQDPSKEGVQRDLLPIVEGSSVHTKFGQIKTDHILFIAAGAFHVSKPSDLLPELQGRFPLRVELDNLDEESLYKILTNTKNSLLRQYQALLKVEDVELEFTDDAIRAFAKYSVSANEKTEDIGARRLHTVIEKVIEDISYEADERAGEKVIITKELVEEKLDDIVDNEDTARYIL; encoded by the coding sequence ATGGAATTAACACCAAAGCAGATTGTATCTTATTTAGATGATTATATTATTGGTCAAAATGATGCTAAAAAGACAATCGCTCTTGCTTTAAGAAATAGATTTAGAAGAATGAATGTATCTCCTGAGTTAAGAGAAGAGATTATGCCTAAAAATATTCTTATGATAGGTAGTACAGGGGTTGGTAAAACCGAGATAGCAAGAAGACTTGCTAAAATGATGGGATTACCATTTATAAAAGTGGAAGCATCAAAATATACAGAAGTTGGTTTTGTAGGTCGTGATGTAGAATCTATGATTAGGGATTTAGTTTTTGAATCAATTAATTTAGTTACAAGAGAGTTTGAAGAAAAAATTAAAGATAAAATTGGTGAAGAAATAAATAGACAAATAATTGAAAAATTAGTTCCCCCTTTACCAGATGGTGCAACTGATAGCGCTAGAGAATCATTTATTAAAACATATAATAAAATGGAAGAAAAATTACTTTCAGGACAATTAGATGAAAGAGTAATTGAAATTGAAATTCCTAGAAAAACCCATGTAGAGATTATTGATTCCTCTATGCCAATGGATATGTCTTCTATGCAAGAGAGTCTAAATAAAATGCTAGGTGGCTTAAATAAAGAAAAAATCAAAAAAGAAGTTAAAATAAAAGATGCTAAAATTCTTTTAAAAGAAGTAGCAGGAGATAAACTTTTAGATCAAGAAGCTATTAAAATCGAAGCTATAAAAAGAGCAGAAAATGGTGGAATTATCTTTTTAGATGAAATTGATAAAATTGCTACTGGAACAAAATCTCAAAATCAAGACCCAAGTAAAGAGGGTGTACAAAGAGATTTATTACCAATTGTTGAAGGAAGTTCTGTTCATACAAAATTTGGACAAATAAAAACAGACCATATTTTATTTATAGCAGCTGGTGCTTTTCATGTTTCTAAACCATCTGATTTATTACCTGAACTTCAAGGAAGATTTCCTTTGAGAGTTGAGTTAGATAATTTAGATGAAGAATCATTATATAAAATATTAACAAATACAAAAAATTCTTTATTAAGACAATATCAAGCATTATTAAAAGTTGAAGATGTAGAATTAGAGTTTACAGATGATGCTATTAGAGCTTTTGCTAAGTATTCTGTAAGTGCAAATGAAAAAACAGAAGATATAGGAGCAAGAAGACTTCATACAGTTATTGAGAAAGTGATAGAAGATATTTCATACGAAGCTGATGAGAGAGCTGGTGAAAAAGTTATTATTACAAAAGAGCTTGTTGAAGAAAAACTTGATGATATTGTAGATAATGAAGATACAGCAAGGTATATTTTATAA
- the hslV gene encoding ATP-dependent protease subunit HslV, translating to MFEATTILAYKGQGEAVIGGDGQVTFGNAVLKGNATKIRKLYKDQILAGFAGSTADAFNLFDMFEGHLESSKGDLLKAVVAFSKEWRKDKVLRRLEAMMIVLNKENIFILSGTGDVVEPEDGSIASIGSGGNFAISAARALAKHSDLKPVDLVKESLMIAGELCIYTNQNIKILEIED from the coding sequence ATGTTTGAAGCAACAACGATACTTGCATACAAAGGTCAAGGTGAAGCTGTTATAGGTGGAGATGGTCAAGTTACATTTGGAAATGCAGTTCTAAAAGGAAATGCAACAAAGATTAGAAAATTGTATAAAGATCAAATATTAGCTGGTTTTGCAGGTAGTACAGCTGATGCTTTTAACCTTTTTGATATGTTTGAAGGACATTTAGAATCATCTAAAGGTGACCTTTTAAAAGCTGTAGTTGCTTTTTCTAAAGAATGGAGAAAAGATAAAGTTTTAAGAAGATTAGAAGCGATGATGATTGTATTAAATAAAGAAAATATCTTTATTCTGTCAGGAACAGGTGATGTAGTAGAGCCAGAAGATGGAAGTATAGCTTCAATTGGTAGTGGTGGTAACTTTGCCATTTCTGCTGCTAGAGCTTTAGCTAAACATTCTGATTTAAAGCCTGTTGATTTAGTAAAAGAATCACTTATGATTGCAGGTGAACTTTGTATTTATACAAATCAAAATATTAAAATATTAGAGATAGAGGATTAA
- the rplI gene encoding 50S ribosomal protein L9 encodes MKVLLIKDVKGTGKAGDVKDVKDGYGKNFLIAKGFALHATEEVLANYAEEQKIKAEQEAKEIAEANELAEKLNATKLTIKHKVGANGHLIGSVTNKEISESLQEEFNIEIDKKAITLKNKIKATGIFDVDCKLGHGVHATLKVDIIGE; translated from the coding sequence ATGAAAGTATTATTGATTAAAGATGTAAAAGGTACTGGTAAAGCTGGTGATGTTAAAGATGTTAAAGATGGATATGGTAAAAATTTTTTAATAGCAAAAGGTTTTGCTCTTCATGCAACTGAAGAAGTTTTAGCAAATTATGCAGAAGAACAAAAAATAAAAGCGGAACAAGAAGCAAAAGAGATTGCTGAAGCTAACGAATTAGCAGAAAAGTTAAATGCTACAAAACTTACAATTAAACATAAAGTTGGAGCAAATGGACATTTAATTGGTTCTGTGACAAATAAAGAGATTAGTGAATCTCTACAAGAAGAGTTTAATATTGAAATTGATAAAAAAGCTATTACATTAAAAAATAAAATAAAAGCTACAGGAATTTTCGATGTTGATTGTAAACTAGGGCATGGAGTTCATGCTACACTAAAAGTAGATATAATTGGAGAATAA
- a CDS encoding winged helix-turn-helix domain-containing protein: MKALRVLILKDYDTSIIRIINILERNGFYLDICDNVNEFLEYTYYNHYDLYIIDIDDRNKSRFKLIKLLNEYQDKTMKLVIARRPNIIKASFLYGCDECIVKSIDENELLLRIKALIRREYKVHSDLISLSNNLVYDIFRKKILKNKSEILIGEKPLQIIAYLLKYRGLFVSSKNLENGVYPANSNNKNGSIRFHVHKIRQVIGEDLIISNRTNGYKINIQ, from the coding sequence TTGAAAGCATTAAGAGTTTTAATTTTAAAAGATTATGATACTTCCATTATAAGAATTATTAACATTCTTGAAAGAAATGGATTTTATTTAGATATATGCGATAATGTAAATGAATTTTTGGAATACACTTATTATAATCATTATGATTTATATATTATAGATATTGATGATAGAAATAAATCTAGATTTAAACTAATTAAACTTTTAAATGAATATCAAGATAAAACAATGAAATTAGTTATAGCTAGAAGACCAAATATAATTAAAGCTTCATTTCTTTACGGTTGTGATGAATGTATTGTTAAAAGTATAGATGAAAATGAATTGCTTTTAAGAATAAAAGCTTTGATCAGAAGAGAATATAAAGTTCATTCAGATTTAATTAGTTTATCTAATAATTTGGTTTATGATATCTTTAGAAAAAAAATCTTAAAAAATAAATCTGAAATATTAATAGGTGAAAAACCTTTACAAATAATAGCTTACCTTCTTAAGTATAGAGGACTTTTTGTAAGTTCAAAAAATCTAGAAAATGGTGTATATCCTGCAAATTCAAATAATAAAAACGGTTCAATCAGATTTCATGTTCATAAAATTAGACAAGTTATTGGAGAAGATTTAATCATATCAAATAGAACTAATGGTTATAAGATTAATATTCAATAA